A DNA window from Anopheles merus strain MAF unplaced genomic scaffold, AmerM5.1 LNR4000780, whole genome shotgun sequence contains the following coding sequences:
- the LOC121603034 gene encoding LOW QUALITY PROTEIN: high mobility group protein DSP1-like (The sequence of the model RefSeq protein was modified relative to this genomic sequence to represent the inferred CDS: deleted 1 base in 1 codon) encodes MEAVAKPSSTRSQQQVLSVQNQQQIAIEIISESPIAQHQQQQQQQQQQQPPHQQLQHQELQAHTLLQQCQQQQSAVPQPNVDIVLRESTRGNLVSRKKALDRGRHKSSGHKSKGDHKGEGKSVYRKFFKRIKTILDGADPDASSQPEAEDLPVPARYYPDSLVELTRTARFTEEEIKRIYRGFKAECPTGIVKEETFKGIYSQFFPLGGKITK; translated from the exons ATGGAAGCGGTAGCGAAACCCTCCTCGACACGCTCACAGCAGCAGGTGCTGTCGGTGCAGAATCAGCAGCAAATTGCGATTGAAATTATCAGCGAATCGCCAATCgcacagcaccagcagcagcagcaacagcagcagcaacaacagccacCACACCAACAGCTGCAGCATCAGGAGCTACAAGCGCACACGCTGCTGCAACagtgccagcagcaacagtcagCGGTCCCCCAGCCGAACGTGGACATTGTGCTGCGCGAATCGACCCGTGGCAATCTGGTCAGCCGAAAAAAAGCCCTCGACCGCGGACGGCAC AAGAGTTCAGGCCACAAGAGCAAGGGCGACCACAAGGGTGAAGGCAAATCGGTGTACCGGAAGTTCTTCAAGCGCATCAAAACGATCCTGGACGGGGCGGATCCGGACGCGAGCAGCC AACCGGAAGCGGAGGATCTGCCCGTCCCTGCCCGCTACTATCCGGACTCGCTCGTCGAACTGACGCGGACGGCGCGCTTCACCGAGGAGGAGATCAAGCGAATATACCGCGGCTTCAAGGCCGAATGTCCGACCGGCATCGTCAAGGAGGAAACATTCAAGGGCATCTATTCACAGTTCTTCCCGCTCGGTGGTAAGATTACCAAGTAA